The Pseudomonas sp. S06B 330 genome contains the following window.
AGGCCGAGCAGAAGGCCCGTGCCGCCCAGGTCAAGCAATTGATCGAGGTCTCGCGCCTGCCCAAGCTGACCACTGAGGACTACTACAACTTCGTCGACGACAAGAAGGTCAAGCGCCTGTCGGTCAACGCCCTGATGCGCAGCAAATTGAGCAGTGGGTCGTTGGCCATCGTTGCTCATGGCGGCGGTTATGAAGTGATCCCGCGTGAAGCGGCACTGAAGATCCAGGAGCGCGATCCCAAGCGGATTGTCTTGCTCAATACTCAGGTTGAAGCGCCGGATGCTGATGATCCCTACGCCGCCTACGTGATCCCTGATGATCTGATGTGGTAACAACGACAAACCCCGCTTCGGCGGGGTTTGTGTTTTCTGGAGGGGAGGCTATTCCTGTTGCTGTCTGGCTTCGAGGAATTCCAGTTCGATACGGTAATTGTGGGCTTCATGTTCCTGGTGGAACATACCGACCAGTTCGTCCTGCTGATGCACATCCCAGATGCGCAGGCCTGAAGCCAGGCTTTCATACGTCATTTTGCTTTCGTCGCGCTCAGTTACTTTGACAGTCATCTGCAAACTCCACTTTCAGTTAACTGCGGCACCGTGTCGCAGGTCTCTTTTATAGAATTTGTTAGCTGGCTAAGTAAATGCTTGGCCCATGAAACATCTTTCATGCTGCCTGTAGGAGTGGGTCAATCCGCTCTCACAAAAAAAGAAACCCCGCACTGGGCGGGGTTTCAGGTGTAACCAGCAGTCAGGCGATCAGTTGCCCTTGACCGACTTGCCGTCAACCGAGCCGTCTTGCAGCACGATCACGTATTCCTTGCCGTCAGTTTCGACCTGACGCAGTTGTACCAGCAGGTAATCCCAATCCTTGGCGAACCACAGCTCGGTGATGCGTTTGCTCTGGCTCGGGTCGCGTACACGCTCGACCTTGATGGCATCGACCTGACCGGTCTTGGTGGTGACTTTTTCGCTGCCCAGGACGCGGAAGTCATAGGTGTCGATTTCGTCGCCATCCACCACCTGGTAGCTCACGCTTTTTTTACCCGCCGCGACATCATGCTGCAGGGCCAGTTGGTAGGTGGACTTGTCCAGCACGCCACGGTTGAGGGGCAGGTTGACCGGGTCTCCACGGTCGCTGCCGGTGATCTTCTTGCTGGTCCAGTCAAAGTCGAGATCGACTTTTTTGGCCTTGCCCAAACCGCCACGTTCGAAGTGGTAGGTCAGTGGCAGCAGCGTGTCCTTGTCCAGGCGCAGGGTACTTTGCTCGGTCAGGCTGGCGATCATCATCGATGCCTTGAAGTTCAGGCTCCAGGTACCGTTGGCGTTCTTTTCCAGGCTGCGCTCGGCGGTGCCACTCATGGGCAGCTGCTTCCAGTCGGCGGTGTAGCTGGCCGAGAAAGGCTTGAGATCCGCTGCCTGAAGCGGCAGTGCGAGCACGGCAAGAGCGAAGAGCAGGGCGCGACGCATAATTTCTCCTAGGGTCGAATCAAGTGGCCGCTGGCCGCCAGAGGCTGGTCATCCAGTAGAGCACCGTGTTCACCCAGGCGCAAACGACCTTCGGCGAACCAGCGCACTGCCAGCGGGTAAATCTGGTGTTCCTGGCTGTGAACCCTTTGCGCCAAACGTTCTGGCGTGTCATCCAACTCTACCGGTATTACTGCCTGTACGACCAGCGGGCCGCCATCGAGTTCCTCGGTGACGAAATGCACGCTGCAACCGTGCTCACGATCACCGGCCTCTAGAGCGCGCTGATGGGTGTGCAGGCCCTTGTACTTGGGCAACAGGGACGGGTGGATGTTGAGCAGGCGGCCTTGATAGTGGCGCACGAAGCCGGCACTGAGAATGCGCATGAAACCCGCCAGTACCACCAGGTGTGGCTGATAGCCGTCGATCAACTCGACCAGTGCTGTGTCGAACGCCTCGCGGCCGTCGAAGGCCTTGTGGTCGAGCACAGCCGTGTCGATGCCTGCATCGCGGGCGCGTTGCAGGCCATAGGCATCGGCGCGGTTGGAGATGACCGCGCGGATCCGCACCGGGCTGTCGCCGGTGCGGAAACTGTCGATCAAGGCTTGCAGGTTACTGCCGGTGCCGGACAACAGCACCACAACATCACAAGACTTGCTTGGCATCAGTGCGCCTTGACGTTCTTCAGCTCGACCTGGGCAGCGCCTTCGGCGGCAACGCCGATCTGGCCGATGACCCATGGCTGCTCGCCGGAGTCGCGCAGGTTCTTCAGGGCGATGTCGACGTGCTCCTGTGCTACGCAGATGACCATACCGACGCCGCAGTTCAGGACGCGGTGCATTTCGTGCTCGTCGACGTTGCCTTGTTCCTGCAGCCAGTCAAATACCACTGGACGCTGCCAGCTGGCGACGTCAACAACAGCCTGAGCGCCTTTTGGCAGAACGCGTGGGATGTTGTCGAGCAGGCCACCACCGGTGATGTGGGCCATGGCCTTGACCGCGCCGGTGTCCTTGATCAGCTTGAGCAACGGCTTGACGTAGATACGGGTCGGGGCCATCAGCAGTTCGGTCAGCGGCGCGCCGTCGAGCTGGATGTTTTCGATGTCAGCACCGGCGACTTCGATGATCTTGCGGATCAGCGAGTAACCGTTGGAGTGTGGGCCGGAAGACGGCAGGGCGATCAGCGCGTCGCCAGTGGCAACCTTGGAACCGTCGATGATCTCGGCTTTTTCCACTACGCCTACGCAGAAACCGGCCAGGTCGTAGTCGTCGCCTTCGTACATGCCCGGCATTTCAGCGGTTTCACCGCCGACCAGGGAGCAGCCAGCCAGTTCGCAGCCAGCGCCAATGCCGGTGACCACGGTGGCCGCCACGTCGACGTTGAGCTTGCCGGTGGCGTAGTAGTCGAGGAAGAACAGGGGCTCGGCGCCACAGACCACCAGGTCGTTGACGCACATGGCGACCAGGTCCTGGCCGATGCTGTCGTGCTTGTTCAGGTTCAGCGCCAGACGCAGCTTGGTGCCGACACCGTCGGTACCAGAGACCAGAACTGGTTGTTTGTAGCCGGCCGGGATTTCACAGAGGGCGCCAAAACCGCCCAGGCCGCCCATGACTTCCGGGCGCGCCGTGCGCTTGGCAACGCCTTTGATGCGTTCGACCAATGCTTCACCGGCGTCGATGTCTACACCGGCGTCCTTGTAGCTCAGGGAGGGTTGCTTGCTCATGATCCAGGCCTTTAGGGGGGAGGGATTCAGGGGAATCGACCGTGACCTGCCAGGCAAGGCGGAGGGTAATCCGGCTGCCTGACCGTCGCCGGTCTGCGAAGGCGCGCGATTTTATCAGGGTTGCCCGGTAGCGGCCATCCTCAGGCCGACGGGCAGGGTCCTGATCTGCGAAAAAAATAGCCTTTAACCGTGTCTGACTGGTTGCCAGGGCGCAGGCTGTATAAGGTATAGCAAGGCGATGAGGTGAAATTGACCGTGCAGGCCGAATGTTTTGCCAACTGCTGCGGTCATACCGACATTCTTTGATAAACATCGCTTCTTTATTACCAGGACAGGAATCCTCCATGCGTTTGCGTAATTACCTGGCCGTTGGCTGTCTTGCCGTGTTTGGTCTGTCGG
Protein-coding sequences here:
- a CDS encoding DUF3108 domain-containing protein, which codes for MRRALLFALAVLALPLQAADLKPFSASYTADWKQLPMSGTAERSLEKNANGTWSLNFKASMMIASLTEQSTLRLDKDTLLPLTYHFERGGLGKAKKVDLDFDWTSKKITGSDRGDPVNLPLNRGVLDKSTYQLALQHDVAAGKKSVSYQVVDGDEIDTYDFRVLGSEKVTTKTGQVDAIKVERVRDPSQSKRITELWFAKDWDYLLVQLRQVETDGKEYVIVLQDGSVDGKSVKGN
- a CDS encoding DUF2058 domain-containing protein, whose protein sequence is MSLSLRDQLLKAGLVNQKQVKQVSKEQKKQKRLEHKGQVEVDDTQQRLAKEAMAEKAKRDQELNRQQQEKAEQKARAAQVKQLIEVSRLPKLTTEDYYNFVDDKKVKRLSVNALMRSKLSSGSLAIVAHGGGYEVIPREAALKIQERDPKRIVLLNTQVEAPDADDPYAAYVIPDDLMW
- the purN gene encoding phosphoribosylglycinamide formyltransferase, with amino-acid sequence MPSKSCDVVVLLSGTGSNLQALIDSFRTGDSPVRIRAVISNRADAYGLQRARDAGIDTAVLDHKAFDGREAFDTALVELIDGYQPHLVVLAGFMRILSAGFVRHYQGRLLNIHPSLLPKYKGLHTHQRALEAGDREHGCSVHFVTEELDGGPLVVQAVIPVELDDTPERLAQRVHSQEHQIYPLAVRWFAEGRLRLGEHGALLDDQPLAASGHLIRP
- the purM gene encoding phosphoribosylformylglycinamidine cyclo-ligase, translated to MSKQPSLSYKDAGVDIDAGEALVERIKGVAKRTARPEVMGGLGGFGALCEIPAGYKQPVLVSGTDGVGTKLRLALNLNKHDSIGQDLVAMCVNDLVVCGAEPLFFLDYYATGKLNVDVAATVVTGIGAGCELAGCSLVGGETAEMPGMYEGDDYDLAGFCVGVVEKAEIIDGSKVATGDALIALPSSGPHSNGYSLIRKIIEVAGADIENIQLDGAPLTELLMAPTRIYVKPLLKLIKDTGAVKAMAHITGGGLLDNIPRVLPKGAQAVVDVASWQRPVVFDWLQEQGNVDEHEMHRVLNCGVGMVICVAQEHVDIALKNLRDSGEQPWVIGQIGVAAEGAAQVELKNVKAH